Proteins encoded by one window of Lycium barbarum isolate Lr01 chromosome 11, ASM1917538v2, whole genome shotgun sequence:
- the LOC132617117 gene encoding DUF21 domain-containing protein At1g55930, chloroplastic-like isoform X2: MRESSIVGDMAHKPAYFVPDSMSVWNLLREFRIRKVHMAVVLNEYGGTIGIVTLEDVVEEIVGEIFDENDSKEEIQKKKKLAISSCGLKEYTMLMQTPPLTSSLKISILKCQRTISMRQSLVLSVKHLDIFQGQVRRLRLYWKGEMETDNNYNSTESDRADQNEKNQNFKLEILAGNARKVSAVRFERISDDVEIETNEVTRLVPKIMTRKRKSNGGSDRNNHNDISFMESRDHEDDHSNNFVMAEREDNHDIANKQ, translated from the exons ATGCGGGAAAGTTCTATTGTGGGAGATATGGCACATAAACCTGCATACTTTGTTCCcg ATTCTATGTCAGTGTGGAACCTTCTTAGAGAGTTCCGGATCAGAAAGGTACACATGGCTGTTGTTCTTAATGAATATGGAGGAACAATTGGA ATTGTAACCCTTGAAGATGTGGTCGAGGAGATTGTTGGTGAAATCTTTGACGAAAATGATTCAAAA GAGGaaatccagaaaaaaaaaaaactggctaTATCGTCATGCGGGCTGAAGGAATATACGATGTTGATGCAAACACCTCCATTGACCAGCTCTCTGAAGATCTCAATATTAAAATGCCAGAG GACCATCAGTATGAGACAGTCTCTGGTTTTGTCTGTGAAGCATTTGGATATATTCCAAGGACAGGTGAGACGATTAAGGTTATACTGGAAAGGGGAAATGGAGACGGACAACAATTACAACAGCACAGAATCTGATCGAGCAGACCAAAATGAGAAGAACCAAAATTTTAAGCTTGAG ATATTAGCAGGGAATGCTAGAAAGGTCAGTGCTGTTCGGTTTGAACGGATAAGCGATGATGTAGAAATAGAGACCAATGAGGTAACACGCCTCGTTCCCAAAATTATGACTAGGAAGCGGAAAAGTAATGGAGGTTCAGATCGAAACAATCACAACGACATCTCTTTTATGGAGAGCAGAGATCATGAGGATGACCATTCCAACAATTTTGTTATGGCTGAACGCGAGGACAACCATGATATTGCAAATAAACAATAA
- the LOC132617117 gene encoding putative DUF21 domain-containing protein At3g13070, chloroplastic isoform X1 — MTPLVDDVAIDASATLVDFNSLWVKHQYSRVPVFQQRIDNIVGIAYAMDLLDYVQKGEMRESSIVGDMAHKPAYFVPDSMSVWNLLREFRIRKVHMAVVLNEYGGTIGIVTLEDVVEEIVGEIFDENDSKEEIQKKKKLAISSCGLKEYTMLMQTPPLTSSLKISILKCQRTISMRQSLVLSVKHLDIFQGQVRRLRLYWKGEMETDNNYNSTESDRADQNEKNQNFKLEILAGNARKVSAVRFERISDDVEIETNEVTRLVPKIMTRKRKSNGGSDRNNHNDISFMESRDHEDDHSNNFVMAEREDNHDIANKQ, encoded by the exons GGTGCCTGTTTTTCAGCAACGTATAGATAATATCGTTGGCATTGCATATGCTATGGATCTCCTAGATTATGTACAAAAG GGAGAAATGCGGGAAAGTTCTATTGTGGGAGATATGGCACATAAACCTGCATACTTTGTTCCcg ATTCTATGTCAGTGTGGAACCTTCTTAGAGAGTTCCGGATCAGAAAGGTACACATGGCTGTTGTTCTTAATGAATATGGAGGAACAATTGGA ATTGTAACCCTTGAAGATGTGGTCGAGGAGATTGTTGGTGAAATCTTTGACGAAAATGATTCAAAA GAGGaaatccagaaaaaaaaaaaactggctaTATCGTCATGCGGGCTGAAGGAATATACGATGTTGATGCAAACACCTCCATTGACCAGCTCTCTGAAGATCTCAATATTAAAATGCCAGAG GACCATCAGTATGAGACAGTCTCTGGTTTTGTCTGTGAAGCATTTGGATATATTCCAAGGACAGGTGAGACGATTAAGGTTATACTGGAAAGGGGAAATGGAGACGGACAACAATTACAACAGCACAGAATCTGATCGAGCAGACCAAAATGAGAAGAACCAAAATTTTAAGCTTGAG ATATTAGCAGGGAATGCTAGAAAGGTCAGTGCTGTTCGGTTTGAACGGATAAGCGATGATGTAGAAATAGAGACCAATGAGGTAACACGCCTCGTTCCCAAAATTATGACTAGGAAGCGGAAAAGTAATGGAGGTTCAGATCGAAACAATCACAACGACATCTCTTTTATGGAGAGCAGAGATCATGAGGATGACCATTCCAACAATTTTGTTATGGCTGAACGCGAGGACAACCATGATATTGCAAATAAACAATAA